One genomic segment of Amycolatopsis sp. WQ 127309 includes these proteins:
- a CDS encoding alpha/beta hydrolase → MQPNFLIRRAVQLGLAANALRPLRARSTSIPAFFAGWLTSELAPQFLALTAADTAVHLARHGARDRSTRVGLALAAATAVGLGASIRTGHGARDEIERALREALGDDYADELGRSDLGLPWGELALPFRMGAPDVRVDRNIAYAPGGKRFLLDVYRPLEPVTGAPVLLQVHGGAWVIGNKEEQGRPLMRYLARRGWVCVAINYPLSPAHRWPAHIVAAKRSLAWIRSEIASYGGDPDFVAVTGGSAGGHLSSLLALTQNDAALQPGFEDVDTSVQACAPHYGVYDFAATSGSPASKYRLEGLLARRVFAADRDPVKHLDDYIAASPFDRVSSEAPPFFVIHGRDDSLVPVREAREFVRRLREKSPNPVAYAELAGAQHAFDVFTSVRSAHVVRGVARFLDHTYLRWKAAQ, encoded by the coding sequence GTGCAGCCGAACTTCCTGATCCGCCGCGCGGTCCAGCTCGGCCTCGCCGCGAACGCGCTCCGCCCGCTGCGAGCGCGTTCGACGTCGATCCCGGCGTTCTTCGCCGGCTGGCTGACGAGCGAGCTGGCGCCCCAGTTCCTGGCGTTGACGGCCGCCGACACGGCGGTCCACCTGGCGCGGCACGGTGCTCGTGACCGGTCCACTCGCGTCGGGCTCGCGCTCGCCGCGGCCACGGCCGTCGGGCTCGGCGCGTCGATCCGCACCGGCCACGGCGCCCGCGACGAGATCGAGCGCGCGCTTCGGGAAGCCCTAGGCGACGACTACGCGGACGAGCTGGGCCGCTCCGACCTGGGCCTGCCGTGGGGCGAGCTGGCGCTGCCGTTCCGGATGGGCGCCCCGGACGTTCGGGTGGATCGCAACATCGCCTACGCCCCGGGCGGTAAGCGGTTCCTGCTCGACGTCTACCGCCCCTTGGAACCGGTGACCGGCGCGCCCGTGCTGCTGCAGGTCCACGGCGGCGCGTGGGTGATCGGCAACAAGGAGGAGCAGGGCCGGCCGCTGATGCGCTACCTGGCGCGCCGCGGCTGGGTGTGCGTCGCGATCAACTACCCGCTCTCCCCCGCGCACCGCTGGCCGGCGCACATCGTCGCGGCGAAGCGGTCGCTGGCGTGGATCCGCTCGGAGATCGCTTCCTACGGCGGCGACCCGGATTTCGTCGCGGTGACCGGCGGTTCGGCGGGCGGGCACCTGTCGTCGCTGCTGGCGTTGACGCAGAACGACGCGGCGTTGCAGCCGGGCTTCGAGGACGTCGACACGAGCGTCCAGGCGTGCGCGCCGCACTACGGCGTCTACGACTTCGCGGCGACGTCCGGCTCCCCCGCGAGCAAGTACCGCTTGGAGGGCCTGCTGGCGCGGCGGGTGTTCGCGGCCGACCGGGACCCGGTGAAGCACCTGGACGACTACATCGCGGCGTCCCCGTTCGACCGGGTTTCCTCGGAGGCACCGCCGTTCTTCGTGATCCACGGCCGCGACGATTCGCTCGTGCCGGTCCGGGAAGCACGCGAGTTCGTCCGGCGGCTGCGGGAGAAGTCGCCGAACCCGGTGGCGTACGCGGAGCTGGCGGGCGCGCAGCACGCGTTCGACGTGTTCACGTCAGTTCGCAGCGCGCACGTGGTCCGCGGGGTCGCCCGGTTCCTGGACCACACGTACCTGCG
- a CDS encoding wax ester/triacylglycerol synthase family O-acyltransferase codes for MQRLSGLDASFLYLETSSQVLHVCGLLTLDGSTVPGGYTFAKLKQRLEERVRVIPAFRRKLHNPLWNLSHPVWVEDEDFDLDHHVHRIGVPAPGDRVELAELCAHIAGQQLDRAYPLWQLYVIEGLADGEIAVLLKMHHASVDGVSGASLITYLAGLEPDAPAPEVTERANSGVPAAFDILRSSVFNVVKGPLEVARLLPDLLELVPRWLGKALRGKGMPIPFTAPRTSLNGTITGHRSVAFAQLELDDVKAVKNAFGVTVNDVVLALVAGALREFLDARGELPEDPLVATVPVSVHDRTERDHGSNKVSAFFASLPTHLADPAARVFFLAEANRLSKDHHHDIDADMLQDWAQFSAATAFGMAVRAYSALRLAEKHPVVHNLVVSNVPGPPMPLYLLGARITGLYPLGPVFHGAGLNVTVLSNAGKVHVGLIGARELVKDLWPLADALPEALAQLLKAAPG; via the coding sequence ATGCAGAGACTGAGCGGCCTCGACGCGAGCTTCCTGTACCTGGAGACGTCGTCGCAGGTGCTGCACGTCTGCGGGCTGCTCACCCTCGACGGCTCGACCGTCCCCGGCGGCTACACCTTCGCGAAGCTCAAGCAGCGCCTGGAAGAACGCGTCCGGGTGATCCCGGCATTCCGTCGCAAACTGCACAATCCACTCTGGAACCTCAGTCACCCCGTGTGGGTCGAGGACGAGGACTTCGACCTCGATCACCACGTCCACCGCATCGGCGTGCCCGCTCCCGGCGACCGCGTCGAGCTGGCCGAACTCTGCGCGCACATCGCCGGGCAGCAGCTCGACCGCGCCTACCCGCTGTGGCAGCTCTACGTCATCGAAGGCCTGGCCGACGGCGAGATCGCCGTGCTGCTGAAGATGCACCACGCGAGCGTCGACGGCGTGAGCGGTGCCAGCCTGATCACCTACCTCGCCGGCCTCGAACCCGACGCGCCGGCGCCCGAGGTCACCGAGCGGGCCAACTCCGGCGTCCCGGCCGCGTTCGACATCCTGCGTTCCAGCGTCTTCAACGTCGTGAAGGGACCCCTGGAGGTCGCCCGGCTGCTGCCGGATCTGCTGGAGCTCGTGCCGCGGTGGCTCGGGAAAGCGTTGCGCGGCAAGGGGATGCCGATCCCGTTCACCGCGCCGAGGACGTCGCTCAACGGCACGATCACCGGCCACCGCAGCGTGGCGTTCGCCCAGCTCGAGCTCGACGACGTCAAGGCGGTGAAGAACGCCTTCGGCGTCACGGTCAACGACGTCGTGCTCGCGCTCGTCGCCGGGGCGCTGCGGGAGTTCCTCGACGCGCGCGGCGAGCTGCCGGAGGACCCGCTGGTCGCGACCGTCCCGGTGTCGGTGCACGACCGGACCGAACGCGACCACGGCAGCAACAAGGTCTCGGCGTTCTTCGCCTCCCTGCCGACGCACCTGGCCGACCCGGCCGCGCGCGTGTTCTTCCTCGCCGAGGCCAACCGGCTGTCGAAGGATCACCACCACGACATCGACGCCGACATGCTGCAGGACTGGGCGCAGTTCTCCGCGGCGACGGCGTTCGGCATGGCCGTGCGCGCCTATTCGGCGTTGCGGCTGGCCGAAAAGCACCCGGTGGTGCACAACCTGGTCGTCTCGAACGTGCCCGGCCCGCCGATGCCGCTGTACCTGCTCGGCGCGCGGATCACCGGGCTCTACCCGCTCGGGCCGGTCTTCCACGGCGCCGGGCTGAACGTCACCGTGCTGTCCAACGCGGGCAAGGTGCACGTCGGCCTGATCGGCGCGCGCGAGCTGGTCAAGGACCTGTGGCCGCTGGCCGACGCGCTCCCGGAGGCCCTCGCGCAGCTGCTCAAGGCCGCGCCGGGCTGA
- a CDS encoding nitroreductase family deazaflavin-dependent oxidoreductase has translation MGRFSLPDEAPGGLDSPVTAKVMKYGARAQVAVFRLTGGRVGSTWRIGAGFRKPVPTLLLEHRGRKSGRLFTTPLLYLRSGDDVVLVGSQGGLPRHPQWYFNLIAHPETRIHLKGRRDVAVTARVAGPAERADLWPRLVELYADFAKYQAWTEREIPVVVLSPARP, from the coding sequence ATGGGACGCTTCAGCCTGCCCGACGAGGCCCCCGGCGGCCTGGACTCGCCGGTGACGGCCAAGGTCATGAAGTACGGGGCGAGGGCCCAGGTGGCCGTCTTCCGGCTGACCGGCGGGCGCGTCGGCAGCACCTGGCGGATCGGCGCCGGCTTCCGCAAACCGGTGCCGACGCTGCTGCTGGAGCACCGCGGGCGCAAGTCCGGCCGGCTGTTCACCACCCCGCTGCTGTACCTGCGTTCCGGCGACGACGTCGTCCTCGTCGGCTCCCAGGGCGGGCTGCCCCGGCACCCGCAGTGGTACTTCAACCTGATCGCGCACCCCGAAACCCGCATCCACCTCAAGGGCCGTCGCGACGTCGCCGTCACGGCGCGGGTCGCCGGGCCGGCGGAGCGCGCCGACCTCTGGCCGCGGCTGGTCGAGCTGTACGCCGACTTCGCGAAGTACCAGGCGTGGACCGAGCGGGAGATCCCGGTGGTGGTGCTCAGCCCGGCGCGGCCTTGA
- a CDS encoding alpha/beta fold hydrolase, producing MPVIEPGGAGWRATRRLVTVPPTAGVPDPVPLDLPGRGRTVVTDVGPRHAPALLLLHSVACTGLLTWYPALDRLARHYRVVVFDQRWHGRGSRSPEFRLADCAADVTAVADALGIGEFAVGGYSMGGMVGQLVAHAEPERVTGLVLCSTAGNFRRGLRQRVALDVFGRTLTRLRERIRLGTIPGEPRREQLARLEDHRWALREFRSTTPWEIAVALDEIGRFDSTPWLHTLRLPTAVVVTTRDRFIAPDHQRSLARRIPDAATYEVPAGHAACVLAAAKFVPALLAAVTSVHAR from the coding sequence ATGCCGGTGATCGAACCGGGCGGCGCGGGCTGGCGCGCGACCCGGCGGCTGGTCACCGTGCCGCCGACCGCCGGGGTGCCCGACCCCGTCCCCCTCGACCTGCCCGGCCGCGGCAGGACGGTCGTCACCGACGTCGGCCCGCGGCACGCGCCCGCGCTCCTGCTGCTGCACTCGGTCGCCTGCACCGGCTTGCTCACCTGGTACCCGGCCCTCGACCGGCTGGCGCGGCACTACCGCGTCGTCGTGTTCGACCAGCGGTGGCACGGCCGGGGCAGCCGTTCGCCGGAGTTCCGGCTCGCCGACTGCGCCGCCGACGTCACCGCCGTCGCCGACGCGCTGGGCATCGGGGAGTTCGCCGTCGGCGGCTACTCGATGGGCGGGATGGTCGGGCAGCTCGTGGCCCACGCGGAACCAGAACGTGTTACCGGATTGGTGCTGTGCTCGACGGCGGGCAACTTCCGCCGCGGCCTGCGCCAGCGCGTCGCCCTCGACGTCTTCGGCCGGACGTTGACGCGGCTGCGCGAACGCATCCGGCTCGGCACGATCCCCGGCGAGCCGCGGCGCGAGCAGCTGGCCCGGCTCGAAGACCACCGGTGGGCGCTGCGCGAGTTCCGCTCGACCACGCCGTGGGAGATCGCCGTCGCCCTCGACGAGATCGGCCGGTTCGACTCGACGCCGTGGCTGCACACCCTGCGGTTGCCGACCGCGGTCGTCGTGACCACCCGGGACCGGTTCATCGCCCCGGACCACCAGCGCTCGCTCGCGCGCCGGATCCCGGACGCGGCGACCTACGAAGTCCCGGCGGGGCACGCGGCCTGCGTGCTGGCCGCCGCCAAGTTCGTGCCCGCGCTGCTCGCGGCGGTCACGTCCGTGCACGCTCGCTAA
- a CDS encoding acyl-CoA dehydrogenase family protein translates to MDFTLDDTQTEIGALAAKVLSADDPWRSLADAGLLALALPPDLEGDGLGVAEVAQVLTEVGRAATPVPACAALALGVLPVAALGTPGQRAELLPQVATGETLLTAALHEPSAPLVRQPATTTRAGDGHWLLSGLKTAVPYAGEAVRILTPVTTPSGTAVFLVDPRADGVTLVPTRTSAGPPEYTVRLDDVVVEESDLLADRGAIATLHRFALAGALSLGDGLLAGALALTVKHVGERVQFGRPLATFQAVAGQIADVYVAARTVHLAVTSAVWRLASGLDADAELDVAAYWLAEQAPVALATCHHLHGGVGVDETYPLHRYSSQVKDLGRALGGTAHRLGRLSERVAG, encoded by the coding sequence GTGGACTTCACTCTTGACGATACGCAGACGGAGATCGGCGCACTCGCCGCGAAGGTGCTGAGCGCCGACGACCCGTGGCGCTCACTCGCCGACGCGGGCCTGCTCGCCCTGGCGTTGCCCCCCGACCTGGAGGGTGACGGCTTGGGCGTGGCCGAAGTCGCGCAGGTGCTCACCGAGGTCGGTCGCGCCGCCACGCCCGTGCCCGCTTGCGCCGCGCTAGCCCTGGGGGTGCTGCCGGTGGCGGCGCTCGGCACGCCCGGGCAGCGCGCGGAGCTGTTGCCCCAGGTCGCGACGGGGGAGACGCTGCTCACCGCGGCGCTGCACGAGCCGTCCGCGCCGCTCGTGAGGCAGCCGGCGACGACCACCCGGGCGGGTGACGGCCACTGGCTGCTCAGCGGCCTGAAGACCGCCGTCCCGTACGCCGGCGAGGCCGTCCGGATCCTGACGCCCGTGACGACCCCCAGCGGCACCGCCGTCTTCCTGGTCGACCCGCGCGCCGACGGCGTCACGCTGGTCCCGACGCGCACCTCCGCCGGGCCGCCGGAATACACCGTGCGGCTGGACGACGTCGTCGTCGAGGAGTCCGATCTGCTCGCCGACCGGGGCGCGATCGCGACCCTGCACCGGTTCGCGCTGGCCGGCGCGCTGTCCCTGGGTGACGGCCTGCTGGCCGGGGCGCTCGCGCTGACCGTGAAGCACGTCGGCGAGCGGGTCCAGTTCGGCCGTCCACTCGCGACGTTCCAGGCGGTGGCCGGCCAGATCGCGGACGTCTACGTCGCCGCGCGGACCGTGCACCTGGCCGTGACGTCGGCGGTGTGGCGGCTGGCTTCGGGCCTCGACGCGGATGCCGAGCTGGACGTCGCCGCCTACTGGCTCGCCGAGCAGGCCCCGGTCGCGCTCGCGACCTGCCACCACCTGCACGGCGGCGTCGGCGTCGACGAAACCTATCCGCTGCACCGGTATTCGTCGCAGGTGAAGGACCTCGGCCGGGCGCTCGGCGGCACCGCGCACCGGCTCGGCAGGCTCAGCGAACGAGTGGCGGGGTGA
- a CDS encoding acyl-CoA dehydrogenase family protein: MHVELTAAQRELRTELREYFAGLISPAERQAMRRERHGPVFREIVRRMGRDGRLGVGWPVEYGGQGFGGIEQHLFVDEASRADVQLPSVTLQTVGPTLQQYGTDEQKSFFLPKILAGEIHFAIGYTEPEAGTDLAALRTTAVRDGDEYVVNGQKIFTTGGHDADYLWLAVRTAPDAPRHKGISILIMDTSDPGYSWTPIITCDGAHHVNATYYSDVRVPVNRLVGKENEGWRLITTQLNHERVMLGPAGRIGGLYDRVRTWAAAHALLDLPDVRAVLADAFAVTRVNELLNWQVAASAASAPVVVADASATKVFSSEVIQRIGRSMEELIGRHGDLADPDTAELAEWLDLQAKRNIVLTFGGGVSEIQRELISSIGLGLPRVRR; this comes from the coding sequence ATGCACGTCGAACTGACCGCGGCGCAACGGGAGCTGCGCACCGAGCTGCGCGAGTACTTCGCCGGGCTGATCAGCCCGGCGGAACGCCAGGCGATGCGCCGCGAACGGCACGGGCCGGTGTTCCGCGAGATCGTCCGGCGGATGGGCCGCGACGGCCGGCTCGGCGTCGGCTGGCCGGTGGAGTACGGCGGGCAGGGTTTCGGCGGGATCGAGCAGCACCTGTTCGTCGACGAGGCCTCGCGCGCCGACGTCCAGCTGCCGTCGGTGACGCTGCAGACGGTCGGGCCGACCCTGCAGCAGTACGGCACCGACGAGCAGAAGTCCTTCTTCCTGCCCAAGATCCTGGCCGGGGAGATCCACTTCGCCATCGGCTACACCGAACCCGAGGCCGGCACCGACCTCGCCGCGCTGCGGACGACGGCGGTGCGCGACGGCGACGAGTACGTCGTCAACGGCCAGAAGATCTTCACCACCGGCGGCCACGACGCCGACTACCTCTGGCTCGCCGTGCGGACCGCGCCGGACGCGCCGCGGCACAAGGGCATCTCGATCCTCATCATGGACACGAGCGACCCCGGCTACTCGTGGACGCCGATCATCACCTGCGACGGCGCCCACCACGTCAACGCGACGTACTACTCGGACGTCCGCGTGCCGGTGAACCGCCTGGTGGGCAAGGAGAACGAGGGCTGGCGGCTGATCACGACGCAGCTCAACCACGAGCGGGTCATGCTCGGCCCGGCCGGCCGGATCGGCGGCCTGTACGACCGGGTGCGGACCTGGGCCGCCGCGCACGCGCTGCTGGACCTGCCGGACGTCCGGGCCGTGCTGGCCGACGCCTTCGCCGTGACGCGGGTCAACGAGCTGCTGAACTGGCAGGTCGCCGCGTCCGCCGCGAGCGCGCCGGTCGTCGTCGCCGACGCGTCCGCGACCAAGGTGTTCAGCTCCGAGGTCATCCAGCGCATCGGCCGGTCGATGGAGGAGCTGATCGGGCGGCACGGCGACCTGGCCGACCCGGACACCGCGGAGCTGGCGGAATGGCTGGACCTGCAGGCGAAACGCAACATCGTGCTGACGTTCGGCGGTGGGGTGAGCGAGATCCAACGGGAGCTGATCTCCTCGATCGGCCTGGGACTGCCGAGGGTGCGACGATGA
- a CDS encoding bifunctional MaoC family dehydratase N-terminal/OB-fold nucleic acid binding domain-containing protein, which translates to MNDQDIIDTAGRIAARGECAPRLARDPVNQAMVNNWTEAIGDDNPVYVDAEFAAKSVHKGLVAPPAMAQVWTMGRLNSLRGSDDPLGLMMELLDEAGFTSVVATNSEQTYHRYLRHGEQVEARTALESVVGPKKTALGEGWFVTTRVTWYVEGEAVAEMMFRVLKFRPPAPKPPPAPVLRPVISKDTEFFWDGLKAGELRIQRWGETLRHPPGPMPPDGDLDAKPDYVVASGRGTVFSYVVHHHPPVPGKDLPFVVALVELEEGVRVMAELLDAAPDDVHIGLPVEAAFVTVDDDLTLPAWKVAR; encoded by the coding sequence ATGAACGACCAGGACATCATCGATACCGCGGGCCGGATCGCCGCTCGCGGCGAGTGCGCGCCGAGGCTGGCGCGCGACCCCGTCAACCAGGCGATGGTCAACAACTGGACCGAGGCCATCGGCGACGACAACCCGGTGTACGTCGATGCGGAGTTCGCCGCGAAGAGTGTCCACAAGGGACTCGTGGCCCCGCCGGCGATGGCCCAGGTGTGGACGATGGGCCGCCTGAACTCGCTGCGCGGCAGCGACGACCCGCTCGGCCTGATGATGGAGCTGCTCGACGAGGCCGGGTTCACCTCCGTCGTCGCGACCAACTCCGAGCAGACCTACCACCGCTACCTGCGCCACGGTGAGCAGGTCGAAGCGCGGACGGCGCTGGAAAGCGTGGTCGGGCCGAAGAAGACCGCGCTGGGCGAAGGCTGGTTCGTCACCACGCGCGTGACCTGGTACGTCGAGGGCGAAGCCGTGGCGGAGATGATGTTCCGGGTGCTCAAGTTCCGCCCGCCCGCGCCGAAACCGCCGCCGGCGCCGGTGCTGCGGCCGGTGATCAGCAAGGACACCGAGTTCTTCTGGGACGGTCTCAAGGCGGGGGAGCTGCGGATCCAGCGCTGGGGCGAGACGCTCCGCCACCCGCCCGGCCCGATGCCGCCGGACGGTGACCTCGACGCCAAGCCGGACTACGTCGTGGCCAGTGGCCGCGGCACGGTGTTCAGCTATGTGGTGCACCACCACCCGCCGGTGCCGGGCAAGGACCTCCCGTTCGTCGTGGCCCTCGTGGAACTGGAGGAGGGCGTGCGCGTAATGGCCGAACTGCTGGACGCGGCTCCGGACGACGTCCACATCGGACTCCCCGTGGAAGCCGCTTTTGTCACCGTGGACGACGACCTGACCCTGCCCGCCTGGAAGGTGGCCCGATGA
- a CDS encoding MaoC family dehydratase, which produces MTVTEGTELPPLTIEATPTFVVSTALATRDFQDVHHDRDAAVRRGSKDIFLNILTDTGLVQRFVSAWAGPEALIRSIKIRLGVPCYAYETLTFTGRVVSCEGRDAVVVVSGVDSLGEHVAGTVEVTLP; this is translated from the coding sequence ATGACCGTCACCGAAGGAACCGAACTGCCGCCGCTGACGATCGAGGCGACCCCGACGTTCGTGGTCAGCACGGCGCTCGCCACCCGCGACTTCCAGGACGTCCACCACGACCGCGACGCCGCGGTGCGGCGCGGCTCGAAGGACATCTTCCTCAACATCCTCACCGACACCGGCCTGGTGCAGCGGTTCGTCTCGGCGTGGGCCGGGCCGGAAGCGCTGATCCGGTCGATCAAGATCCGGCTCGGCGTGCCGTGTTACGCCTACGAAACGCTGACGTTCACCGGCCGCGTGGTCTCGTGCGAAGGCCGGGACGCCGTGGTCGTGGTGTCCGGTGTGGACAGTCTCGGCGAGCACGTCGCCGGGACCGTGGAGGTGACGCTGCCGTGA
- a CDS encoding lipid-transfer protein, with the protein MTLSGKAAIAGIGATEFSKDSGRTELRLAAECVSQALADAGIAPSEVDGLVSFTMDGNAEIALARELGIPELKFFSRIHYGGGAAAATVQQAAMAVATGVAEVVVAYRAFNERSGMRFGQVSSAAAGQVNSSGVDNAFHYPMGIATPAATVAMVAQRYLHDYGATSEDFGRIAVLDRKHAATNPNAWFHGRPITLAEHQGSRWVAEPLHLLDCCQESDGGVALVVTSVERARDLARPPAVVAAAAQGSGPDQYVMTSYYRDDLAALPEMGVVGRQLWAQSGLAPSDVDVAVLYDHFTPYVLMQLEELGFCGRGEAKDFIADGALELDGALPLNPHGGQLGEAYIHGMNGIAEGVRQIRGDAVNQVPGASRVLVTAGTGVPTSGLVLTSD; encoded by the coding sequence GTGACGCTCTCGGGCAAGGCGGCCATCGCCGGCATCGGCGCGACGGAGTTCTCGAAGGACTCCGGACGCACCGAGCTGCGGCTGGCCGCGGAATGCGTGTCGCAGGCACTGGCCGACGCCGGGATCGCACCGTCCGAAGTGGACGGGCTCGTGTCCTTCACCATGGACGGCAACGCGGAGATCGCGCTGGCCCGCGAGCTGGGCATCCCCGAACTGAAGTTCTTCAGCCGCATCCACTACGGCGGCGGCGCGGCGGCGGCGACCGTGCAGCAGGCCGCGATGGCGGTGGCGACCGGCGTCGCCGAGGTCGTGGTCGCCTACCGCGCGTTCAACGAACGCTCGGGCATGCGCTTCGGCCAGGTGTCCTCGGCCGCGGCCGGCCAGGTCAACTCGTCCGGTGTGGACAACGCCTTCCACTACCCGATGGGCATCGCGACCCCGGCGGCCACGGTCGCCATGGTCGCCCAGCGGTACCTGCACGACTACGGCGCGACGAGCGAGGACTTCGGCCGGATCGCGGTGCTCGACCGCAAGCACGCGGCGACCAACCCGAACGCCTGGTTCCACGGCCGGCCGATCACCCTGGCCGAGCACCAGGGGTCGCGCTGGGTGGCCGAGCCGCTGCACCTGCTCGACTGCTGCCAGGAGAGCGACGGCGGGGTCGCGCTGGTCGTCACCAGCGTCGAACGCGCTCGCGACCTGGCCCGGCCGCCGGCGGTCGTCGCCGCGGCCGCGCAGGGGAGCGGGCCGGACCAGTACGTGATGACCAGCTACTACCGCGACGACCTGGCCGCGCTGCCGGAGATGGGCGTCGTGGGCCGGCAGCTGTGGGCCCAGTCCGGATTGGCACCGTCCGATGTGGACGTCGCCGTGCTGTACGACCACTTCACGCCGTACGTCCTGATGCAGCTGGAGGAGCTGGGGTTCTGCGGCCGCGGCGAGGCGAAGGACTTCATCGCCGACGGCGCGCTGGAGCTCGACGGCGCGCTGCCGCTGAACCCGCACGGCGGCCAGCTCGGCGAGGCCTACATCCACGGCATGAACGGCATCGCGGAGGGCGTCCGGCAGATCCGCGGGGACGCCGTCAACCAGGTGCCGGGCGCGTCCCGGGTGCTGGTCACGGCGGGCACCGGCGTGCCGACGAGCGGGCTCGTCCTCACGAGTGACTGA
- a CDS encoding DUF5134 domain-containing protein — translation MVLPCVLRLVRLDYVRLGHGVRNGDLAELLLVVAMVAMLSPVGGPIPAAGWQAVLVLTAGWFAVSWWRGRRSGCAHHALSAVAMLYMVTAMPHDGMAHGPWLTMSTMDAQLAVPLVAVAAAAYFVVDAARTGVLMVRGPVVSVSGHASRAACRVVMGAGMGYMLLAAAL, via the coding sequence ATGGTGCTGCCCTGCGTGCTGCGGCTCGTCCGGCTCGACTACGTCCGCCTCGGTCACGGCGTCCGCAACGGCGACCTGGCCGAGCTGCTGCTGGTCGTGGCGATGGTGGCGATGCTCTCGCCGGTCGGCGGCCCGATCCCGGCGGCCGGCTGGCAGGCGGTCCTGGTGCTGACGGCGGGCTGGTTCGCCGTCAGCTGGTGGCGCGGCCGCCGGTCCGGCTGCGCGCACCACGCGCTGTCCGCGGTGGCGATGCTCTACATGGTCACGGCGATGCCCCACGACGGCATGGCGCACGGGCCGTGGCTGACTATGTCCACAATGGACGCCCAGCTGGCGGTGCCGCTGGTCGCGGTGGCCGCCGCGGCCTACTTCGTCGTCGACGCGGCGCGCACGGGCGTGCTCATGGTGCGCGGTCCCGTGGTGTCGGTGTCCGGGCACGCCTCGCGCGCGGCCTGTCGGGTGGTGATGGGCGCCGGGATGGGCTACATGCTCCTCGCGGCGGCCCTGTGA
- a CDS encoding riboflavin kinase gives MPEYFVVRGTVEHGDERGRELGFPTANVALRDQDGSVGDGVWAGWVQRGDGTRIAAAVSVGRRPTYYGADGYRLLEAHLLDFTGDLYDETLVVWLGAHLRDQQAYASAEDLVTALKNDIAVATQWTAGHPAAALPEPGDSPLGEVRHIPE, from the coding sequence ATGCCGGAATACTTCGTGGTGCGGGGCACCGTCGAGCACGGCGACGAGCGCGGCCGGGAGCTGGGCTTCCCCACCGCCAACGTCGCTCTCCGTGACCAGGACGGGTCCGTCGGCGACGGTGTGTGGGCGGGCTGGGTGCAGCGCGGGGACGGCACGCGCATCGCCGCGGCCGTGTCCGTCGGGCGGCGGCCGACCTACTACGGGGCCGACGGCTACCGGCTGCTCGAAGCGCACCTGCTGGACTTCACCGGCGACCTCTACGACGAGACCCTCGTCGTCTGGCTCGGCGCCCACCTGCGGGACCAGCAGGCCTACGCCTCCGCCGAGGACCTCGTCACCGCGCTCAAGAACGACATCGCCGTCGCGACGCAGTGGACCGCCGGCCACCCCGCCGCCGCGCTGCCCGAACCCGGCGACAGCCCGCTCGGCGAGGTCCGGCACATCCCCGAATAG
- a CDS encoding MaoC/PaaZ C-terminal domain-containing protein, whose protein sequence is MPIDPAVAIGAEIGEVSFAWTSSDVLLYHLALGAGPDELRYTYERDLVVVPTFATVAANLRVFEPPAVSFPGVEIDLAKVLHGKQEITLHGPIPVEGKAVARSRVADVFDKGKAAVIIQEVDVTSSDGSPLWTARSSIFARGEGGFGGSRGPSDRIEWPTREPDAVLETPTLPQQALLYRLCGDRNPLHADPAFAAAAGFPRPILHGLCTYGVVARVLIDEFLDGDPSRAGSFATKFAGVVFPGETLRTRVWREDDRLLVTTSAVERDDAPVLADTVLTFA, encoded by the coding sequence GTGCCCATCGATCCCGCCGTCGCGATCGGCGCCGAAATCGGGGAAGTGAGCTTCGCCTGGACGTCGTCGGACGTGCTGCTCTACCACCTGGCGCTGGGCGCGGGCCCGGACGAGCTGCGCTACACCTACGAACGTGACCTGGTCGTCGTCCCGACGTTCGCCACGGTCGCGGCCAACCTGCGCGTGTTCGAGCCGCCGGCGGTGTCGTTCCCGGGGGTCGAGATCGACCTGGCGAAGGTGCTGCACGGCAAGCAGGAGATCACCCTGCACGGGCCGATCCCGGTCGAAGGCAAGGCGGTGGCCCGCTCGCGGGTCGCGGACGTCTTCGACAAGGGCAAGGCGGCCGTGATCATCCAGGAGGTCGACGTCACCTCGTCGGACGGCAGTCCTCTGTGGACGGCCCGGTCGAGCATCTTCGCCCGCGGCGAAGGCGGTTTCGGCGGGTCACGCGGGCCGTCGGACCGCATCGAGTGGCCCACGCGCGAGCCGGACGCGGTGCTCGAGACGCCGACGCTGCCGCAGCAGGCGCTGCTGTACCGCCTGTGCGGCGACCGCAACCCGCTGCACGCGGACCCGGCGTTCGCGGCGGCGGCGGGCTTCCCGCGGCCGATCCTGCACGGTTTGTGCACCTACGGCGTGGTCGCCCGGGTCCTGATCGACGAGTTCCTCGACGGCGACCCGTCGCGGGCCGGGTCGTTCGCGACGAAGTTCGCCGGCGTGGTGTTCCCGGGCGAGACCCTCCGGACCCGGGTCTGGCGCGAGGACGACCGCCTGCTGGTGACGACGTCGGCCGTCGAGCGCGACGACGCCCCGGTCCTGGCGGACACGGTCCTGACGTTCGCCTAG